A section of the Rhizophagus irregularis chromosome 16, complete sequence genome encodes:
- a CDS encoding ornithine aminotransferase variant 3: MVLPMNTGAEAVETGIKLARKWGYLKKGIPKNKAIVVSCRNNFHGRTTTIISMSTDSDAREGFGPYMPCVGPVCPATGRSVDYNSIKDLEDAFEAHGPHIAAFLVEPIQGEAGIIVPDDGYLKKAYDLCKKHNILLIADEVQTGLARTGKLLCQEHDEVRADIVILGKALSGGVYPISAVLTSKDIMLCIKPGEHGSTYGGNPLGCAVAIAALEVIKEESLVEKAAVLGEKFRSALRKIDSPLIQTVRGKGLLNALVIDETKSDKTAWQLCLLLKSRGLLAKPTHKNIIRLAPVLSITEEELMQGVKIIEQALKDIINMKSDNIPGYLEDSKLNLPDQFCDD, translated from the exons ATGGTCTTGCCAATGAACACTGGTGCTGAAGCAGTCGAGACAGGAATCAAACTTGCACGTAAATGGGGATATCTCAAAAAGGGAATTCCAAAAAATAAAGCTATTGTGGTCTCCTGCAGGAATAATTTTCACGGTAGAACAACGACAATTATTTCCATGTCAACTGATTCAGATGCACGTGAAGGCTTTGGGCCTTACATGCCCTGTGTAGGACCAGTTTGTCCTGCTACTGGACGTAGTGTGGATTATAATTCTATTAAGGATTTAGAAGATGCTTTTGAGGCACATGGTCCTCATATAGCTGCCTTTTTAGTAGAACCAATTCAAGGTGAAGCTGG TATCATCGTCCCAGACGAtggatatttaaaaaaagcataCGATTTATGCAAAAAgcacaatattttattaattgctgATGAAGTTCAAACGGGCTTAGCTCGTACGGGTAAGTTGCTTTGTCAAGAACATGACGAGGTTCGAGCGGATATTGTCATACTTGGTAAAGCACTTTCAGGCGGCGTTTACCCAATATCAGCAGTCCTTACTAGTAAGGATATTATGTTATGCATTAAACCTGGTGAACATGGTTCAACGTATGGAGGAAATCCGTTGGGTTGTGCGGTTGCGATTGCAGCCCTGGAAGTAATTAAAGAAGAGAGTCTTGTAGAGAAAGCAGCTGTGTTAGGGGAAAAATTCCGTTCAGCCCTTCGCAAGATTGATTCTCCATTAATCCAAACTGTACGGGGAAAGGGCTTATTAAACGCTCTAGTAATTGATGAAACCAAGTCGGACAAGACAGCTTGGCAGCTGTGCTTATTACTCAAATCACGAGGGTTGTTAGCAAAACCCactcataaaaatattatccgCCTCGCTCCTGTGTTAAGTATTACTGAAGAAGAATTAATGCAAGGAGTTAAAATTATTGAGCAGGCACTTAAAGATATTATCAATATGAAAAGTGATAATATCCCAGGATATTTAGAGGATTCGAAATTAAATTTGCCTGATCAGTTTTGCGATGATTGA
- a CDS encoding 40S ribosomal protein S22 variant 2 encodes MNYRFSKNIIITLAFEDIICSYIHQKDKMVRISVLNDCLNNIVNAEKRGKRQVLVRPSSKVIVKFLRVMQKHEYIGEFEEIDDHRSGKLVIHLNGRLNKCGVISPRFNIKLDEIEKWVNNLLPSRQFGYLVLVLWIIMKPDVNTPAVKLLVSFIN; translated from the exons ATGAA TTACCGCTTTAGCAAG aatattataataaccTTAGCTTTTGAGGACATAATCTGTTCTTATATTCATCAAAAAGACAAGATGGTTAGAATTTCAGTTTTG aACGATTGTCTTAATAACATTGTTAATGCTGAAAAACGCGGCAAACGCCAAGTTCTTGTTCGACCTTCTTCGAAGGTCATTGTCAAGTTCTTGCGTGTAATGCAAAAGCACG aatatattggCGAATTTGAGGAAATTGATGACCATCGTTCTGGTAAACTCGTTATTCATTTAAATGGTCGCTTAAATAAATGTGGTGTTATTTCTCCTCGTTTCAACATTAAGTTAGATGAGATTGAAAAATGGGTTAACAATTTATTACCATCTCGTCAATTCGGTTATTTAG TGCTGGTATTATGGATCATCATGAAGCCAGACGTAAACACACCGGCGGTAAAATTATTG gtttcttttattaattga
- a CDS encoding ornithine aminotransferase variant 2: MDFLCAYSAVNQGHCHPKIVAALCDQAQKLTLSSRAFYNDVFGRYAKFITEYFGYEMVLPMNTGAEAVETGIKLARKWGYLKKGIPKNKAIVVSCRNNFHGRTTTIISMSTDSDAREGFGPYMPCVGPVCPATGRSVDYNSIKDLEDAFEAHGPHIAAFLVEPIQGEAGIIVPDDGYLKKAYDLCKKHNILLIADEVQTGLARTGKLLCQEHDEVRADIVILGKALSGGVYPISAVLTSKDIMLCIKPGEHGSTYGGNPLGCAVAIAALEVIKEESLVEKAAVLGEKFRSALRKIDSPLIQTVRGKGLLNALVIDETKSDKTAWQLCLLLKSRGLLAKPTHKNIIRLAPVLSITEEELMQGVKIIEQALKDIINMKSDNIPGYLEDSKLNLPDQFCDD; the protein is encoded by the exons ATGGACTTTTTGTGTGCCTATTCGGCAGTGAACCAAGGTCATTGTCATCCAAAGATAGTTGCAGCTCTTTGTGACCAAGCTCAAAAGCTAACTTTGAGTTCTAGGGCATTTTACAATGACGTGTTCGGTAGATATGCCAAATTTATAACTgag tattttggTTATGAAATGGTCTTGCCAATGAACACTGGTGCTGAAGCAGTCGAGACAGGAATCAAACTTGCACGTAAATGGGGATATCTCAAAAAGGGAATTCCAAAAAATAAAGCTATTGTGGTCTCCTGCAGGAATAATTTTCACGGTAGAACAACGACAATTATTTCCATGTCAACTGATTCAGATGCACGTGAAGGCTTTGGGCCTTACATGCCCTGTGTAGGACCAGTTTGTCCTGCTACTGGACGTAGTGTGGATTATAATTCTATTAAGGATTTAGAAGATGCTTTTGAGGCACATGGTCCTCATATAGCTGCCTTTTTAGTAGAACCAATTCAAGGTGAAGCTGG TATCATCGTCCCAGACGAtggatatttaaaaaaagcataCGATTTATGCAAAAAgcacaatattttattaattgctgATGAAGTTCAAACGGGCTTAGCTCGTACGGGTAAGTTGCTTTGTCAAGAACATGACGAGGTTCGAGCGGATATTGTCATACTTGGTAAAGCACTTTCAGGCGGCGTTTACCCAATATCAGCAGTCCTTACTAGTAAGGATATTATGTTATGCATTAAACCTGGTGAACATGGTTCAACGTATGGAGGAAATCCGTTGGGTTGTGCGGTTGCGATTGCAGCCCTGGAAGTAATTAAAGAAGAGAGTCTTGTAGAGAAAGCAGCTGTGTTAGGGGAAAAATTCCGTTCAGCCCTTCGCAAGATTGATTCTCCATTAATCCAAACTGTACGGGGAAAGGGCTTATTAAACGCTCTAGTAATTGATGAAACCAAGTCGGACAAGACAGCTTGGCAGCTGTGCTTATTACTCAAATCACGAGGGTTGTTAGCAAAACCCactcataaaaatattatccgCCTCGCTCCTGTGTTAAGTATTACTGAAGAAGAATTAATGCAAGGAGTTAAAATTATTGAGCAGGCACTTAAAGATATTATCAATATGAAAAGTGATAATATCCCAGGATATTTAGAGGATTCGAAATTAAATTTGCCTGATCAGTTTTGCGATGATTGA
- a CDS encoding ornithine aminotransferase, translating into MSTQLSQKVIELEYEYGAHNYHPLPVVFSRAQGAYVWDPEGNKYMDFLCAYSAVNQGHCHPKIVAALCDQAQKLTLSSRAFYNDVFGRYAKFITEYFGYEMVLPMNTGAEAVETGIKLARKWGYLKKGIPKNKAIVVSCRNNFHGRTTTIISMSTDSDAREGFGPYMPCVGPVCPATGRSVDYNSIKDLEDAFEAHGPHIAAFLVEPIQGEAGIIVPDDGYLKKAYDLCKKHNILLIADEVQTGLARTGKLLCQEHDEVRADIVILGKALSGGVYPISAVLTSKDIMLCIKPGEHGSTYGGNPLGCAVAIAALEVIKEESLVEKAAVLGEKFRSALRKIDSPLIQTVRGKGLLNALVIDETKSDKTAWQLCLLLKSRGLLAKPTHKNIIRLAPVLSITEEELMQGVKIIEQALKDIINMKSDNIPGYLEDSKLNLPDQFCDD; encoded by the exons atGTCAACTCAACTTAGTCAAAAAGTTATTGAACTTGAATACGAATATGGTGCTCACAA CTATCATCCATTGCCTGTGGTATTCTCCAGGGCTCAAGGTGCGTATGTTTGGGACCCAGAAGGCAACAAATATATGGACTTTTTGTGTGCCTATTCGGCAGTGAACCAAGGTCATTGTCATCCAAAGATAGTTGCAGCTCTTTGTGACCAAGCTCAAAAGCTAACTTTGAGTTCTAGGGCATTTTACAATGACGTGTTCGGTAGATATGCCAAATTTATAACTgag tattttggTTATGAAATGGTCTTGCCAATGAACACTGGTGCTGAAGCAGTCGAGACAGGAATCAAACTTGCACGTAAATGGGGATATCTCAAAAAGGGAATTCCAAAAAATAAAGCTATTGTGGTCTCCTGCAGGAATAATTTTCACGGTAGAACAACGACAATTATTTCCATGTCAACTGATTCAGATGCACGTGAAGGCTTTGGGCCTTACATGCCCTGTGTAGGACCAGTTTGTCCTGCTACTGGACGTAGTGTGGATTATAATTCTATTAAGGATTTAGAAGATGCTTTTGAGGCACATGGTCCTCATATAGCTGCCTTTTTAGTAGAACCAATTCAAGGTGAAGCTGG TATCATCGTCCCAGACGAtggatatttaaaaaaagcataCGATTTATGCAAAAAgcacaatattttattaattgctgATGAAGTTCAAACGGGCTTAGCTCGTACGGGTAAGTTGCTTTGTCAAGAACATGACGAGGTTCGAGCGGATATTGTCATACTTGGTAAAGCACTTTCAGGCGGCGTTTACCCAATATCAGCAGTCCTTACTAGTAAGGATATTATGTTATGCATTAAACCTGGTGAACATGGTTCAACGTATGGAGGAAATCCGTTGGGTTGTGCGGTTGCGATTGCAGCCCTGGAAGTAATTAAAGAAGAGAGTCTTGTAGAGAAAGCAGCTGTGTTAGGGGAAAAATTCCGTTCAGCCCTTCGCAAGATTGATTCTCCATTAATCCAAACTGTACGGGGAAAGGGCTTATTAAACGCTCTAGTAATTGATGAAACCAAGTCGGACAAGACAGCTTGGCAGCTGTGCTTATTACTCAAATCACGAGGGTTGTTAGCAAAACCCactcataaaaatattatccgCCTCGCTCCTGTGTTAAGTATTACTGAAGAAGAATTAATGCAAGGAGTTAAAATTATTGAGCAGGCACTTAAAGATATTATCAATATGAAAAGTGATAATATCCCAGGATATTTAGAGGATTCGAAATTAAATTTGCCTGATCAGTTTTGCGATGATTGA
- a CDS encoding 40S ribosomal protein uS8 yields the protein MVRISVLNDCLNNIVNAEKRGKRQVLVRPSSKVIVKFLRVMQKHEYIGEFEEIDDHRSGKLVIHLNGRLNKCGVISPRFNIKLDEIEKWVNNLLPSRQFGYLVLTTSAGIMDHHEARRKHTGGKIIGFFY from the exons ATGGTTAGAATTTCAGTTTTG aACGATTGTCTTAATAACATTGTTAATGCTGAAAAACGCGGCAAACGCCAAGTTCTTGTTCGACCTTCTTCGAAGGTCATTGTCAAGTTCTTGCGTGTAATGCAAAAGCACG aatatattggCGAATTTGAGGAAATTGATGACCATCGTTCTGGTAAACTCGTTATTCATTTAAATGGTCGCTTAAATAAATGTGGTGTTATTTCTCCTCGTTTCAACATTAAGTTAGATGAGATTGAAAAATGGGTTAACAATTTATTACCATCTCGTCAATTCGGTTATTTAG TGTTAACAACAAGTGCTGGTATTATGGATCATCATGAAGCCAGACGTAAACACACCGGCGGTAAAATTATTG gtttcttttattaa